One stretch of Thalassovita sp. DNA includes these proteins:
- a CDS encoding DUF1330 domain-containing protein, whose amino-acid sequence MIYAYAQLTVTNPDALNAYREKAGEALARHGGKVEAASKDFTTLDGSPAAPDTAALLSFPDRDAALAWANDPDLADLHALRRSAGGSDILLLG is encoded by the coding sequence ATGATCTACGCCTACGCGCAACTGACCGTGACCAACCCTGATGCCCTAAACGCCTACCGTGAAAAGGCAGGCGAAGCGCTGGCCCGCCACGGTGGCAAGGTCGAAGCGGCCAGCAAAGACTTCACCACATTGGATGGCAGCCCTGCGGCGCCTGACACGGCCGCGCTGCTGTCGTTCCCGGATCGTGACGCGGCGCTGGCCTGGGCCAATGACCCGGATCTGGCCGATCTGCACGCCCTGCGCCGCAGCGCCGGGGGATCGGACATCCTGCTGCTGGGTTAA